From Aspergillus fumigatus Af293 chromosome 5, whole genome shotgun sequence, a single genomic window includes:
- a CDS encoding putative MATH and UCH domain protein, with translation MDTRMDTAVTVEQLPPAVTLSVDAPSSETVTVGTELPEPTSENNITEIPENTPLDNVHPQSHEPSDPIPAPQPPQPELEHAYWAEIEEDTSVPDEAEMKEIESTADGDYSAYEYDYWEKNFHPDLDDPEYRPVEKGRLTWKIKGVRGTKDAPNRSKIMRSPPAYIGGYWWTIKFFPRGNNVGSLSIYIECSPTLPQPDKTLPETEFKVLRGPADSGLNNAAPELDMKFARTEDTASWLEQFTAQYPAAAASRQDPPKDTWRVSAQIGVILYNPDEPRTGWMQSSCHQFNPHNLDWGWTNFHGPWDQIHRRQRGQRQALLRNDTLAFDAYIRIIDDPTRSLWWHASDSEPTWDSLGLTGYRPLGDSVINHSAEVAGLASWLHLAPLCKIIQNAKVLDHYTNCDVKPKPLCDALQKFLWRLRSRGQSLQYVDTDIITSILRNLHEYSGDVCEFWERLRRTIEFELSDTDAPKELAKIFDSPSPDSLAVSGVDAVNTIPKDFNSRICVPAEQAKTMREGLSWYLTQKPGRWALPPVLHVELYRHKLDKAARQWRLVYNKVDLDEELDLTPYLVDGQCGSYVLYGYIVHRGRRTSGKFFSILRPGGPGTRWLAFDDGSDNRVECLTRKTALGPHLGLDESQKVDHKTGHDVAIAVMYIRGDVVSEFLPGPQGPWDVSPSLKEYYETGIYPLSSMSAGKPAEKEIQVEVYAPPQYDKLPSLFDSYDLMSQAKAANKVMYMTVPRSENIVELRKKIALWASAGSETQASPENIRLWQIGHTRDRFGPTLAFERISDLKSTLDLPVPVARLWMQVVSDDEAKYFAIRDPRDTVVAQRKTEEAVVERAGSESSDDRQYTPEVRSGGAEASSSGNVTESDFSNGDRVSVEQPPPRASDSEVSESSSQETPDSSEIQPSNASTEDDAAIAAIIAQDVQQMDIQLAEEAQQSPIRAEQSSNDTTQSEPAEQRAASPAPEAMSSTSEEPDVPLPVEHVYYFIQIFDVEAQALRTVGSFFSRKEEKIKTALRKHLKWPMTKDFSIWQRVDGTTVTTMSSVGTFDVYVPDGTCFIVGDKFSKEKRTELSVAGLFSSPDRLIHYLFAAERNHPTRAFTGTKTIDASFNSEYYSGEFLKGYYHGKGKHISDSAATYVGDFVFGKRHGSGAMEYPTGDTYDGDWYEDQCHGQGTFVEKKTGNKYVGGYKDGKRHGKGISYWEVADEEMDLCQICYSEEQDALFYDCGHVCACVTCARQVDICPICRKNIISVVKIYRT, from the exons ATGGATACTCGCATGGATACCGCGGTTACCGTGGAGCAGCTCCCCCCCGCGGTCACGCTGAGTGTCGATGCTCCCTCGTCAGAAACAGTCACTGTTGGCACAGAGCTTCCGGAGCCTACCAGCGAAAACAACATTACAGAGATCCCTGAAAATACTCCTCTAGATAACGTCCATCCGCAGTCACATGAACCATCAGATCCAATTCCTGCACCCCAACCGCCGCAACCTGAGCTCGAGCATGCATACTGGGCCGAAATCGAGGAGGACACGTCGGTACCTGATGAGgcggagatgaaggaaaTCGAGTCGACAGCGGATGGGGACTATAGTGCTTACGAGT ACGATTACTGGGAGAAGAACTTCCACCCAGATCTCGACGATCCAGAGTATCGGCCCGTTGAAAAAGGCCGCCTGACATGGAAGATCAAGGGCGTGCGAGGGACCAAAGACGCGCCCAACCGCAGCAAGATCATGCGTTCCCCTCCTGCTTACATCGGCGGTTACTGGTGGACAATCAAGTTTTTCCCACGTGGTAACAACGTGGGTTCCCTGAGCATCTACATCGAATGCTCCCCGACCTTGCCTCAGCCTGACAAGACACTGCCAGAGACCGAGTTCAAAGTGTTGCGGGGACCGGCCGATTCGGGGCTCAACAACGCCGCTCCCGAGCTGGACATGAAGTTTGCTCGAACTGAAGACACGGCAAGCTGGCTTGAGCAGTTCACGGCACAGTATCCCGCAGCGGCTGCCAGCAGGCAAGACCCTCCAAAGGACACCTGGAGAGTGTCGGCACAGATTGGTGTCATTTTGTACAACCCGGACGAGCCTCGCACGGGTTGGATGCAGTCCTCGTGCCACCAATTCAACCCGCACAACCTTGACTGGGGCTGGACTAATTTCCACGGCCCGTGGGACCAGATTCACCGCCGACAGCGGGGCCAGCGCCAGGCGCTACTCCGCAATGACACGCTGGCGTTCGATGCATATATCCGCATCATTGACGACCCCACCCGGTCTCTGTGGTGGCATGCTAGCGATTCTGAACCGACCTGGGACAGTCTGGGCTTGACTGGATATCGGCCGCTGGGTGATTCTGTCATCAATCACAGTGCCGAGGTTGCAGGACTGGCCTCCTGGCTGCATCTCGCACCGCTGTGCAAGATAATCCAGAATGCCAAGGTCTTGGACCATTACACAAACTGCGATGTGAAGCCCAAACCGCTCTGCGATGCGCTACAGAAGTTCCTCTGGCGTCTTCGCTCTCGTGGTCAGTCCCTGCAATATGTGGATACGGATATTATCACTTCCATCCTGCGCAATCTGCATGAATACTCGGGCGATGTCTGCGAGTTCTGGGAGCGCCTGCGTCGGACCATCGAGTTTGAATTGTCGGACACCGATGCTCCGAAGGAGCTGGCCAAAATCTTCGACAGCCCCTCGCCGGACTCCCTTGCCGTTTCTGGAGTGGACGCGGTAAACACCATCCCAAAGGATTTCAACTCACGCATTTGTGTGCCTGCCGAACAGGCCAAAACGATGCGCGAAGGGTTGAGCTGGTACCTGACTCAGAAACCCGGTCGTTGGGCATTGCCACCTGTTCTCCATGTCGAACTGTACCGCCATAAGTTGGACAAGGCGGCGCGTCAGTGGCGCCTGGTCTACAACAAGGTCGATCTTGATGAGGAATTGGATCTGACTCCATACCTGGTTGACGGCCAGTGTGGAAGCTATGTCCTCTATGGCTACATTGTCCACCGCGGACGGCGCACGTCGGGCAAATTCTTCAGCATTCTTCGTCCCGGTGGGCCCGGAACCAGGTGGCTTGCATTCGATGATGGCAGCGATAATCGTGTTGAATGCCTCACACGCAAGACAGCCTTGGGACCGCATCTTGGTCTGGACGAGTCTCAGAAAGTAGACCACAAGACTGGTCATGATGTCGCGATTGCCGTCATGTATATCCGAGGCGATGTTGTCTCGGAGTTTCTCCCTGGTCCTCAGGGTCCGTGGGACGTCTCACCGTCGCTCAAGGAATACTATGAGACCGGCATCTACCCTCTATCATCCATGTCCGCTGGAAAGCCCGCAGAGAAGGAAATCCAGGTAGAGGTCTATGCTCCGCCACAGTATGACAAGTTGCCGAGTCTGTTTGACTCCTACGATTTGATGTCCCAAGCCAAGGCGGCCAACAAAGTGATGTATATGACTGTTCCCCGCTCCGAGAATATTGTCGAGCTGCGCAAGAAGATCGCTCTCTGGGCCTCTGCGGGCAGCGAGACCCAGGCCAGTCCCGAGAATATCCGTCTCTGGCAGATTGGACATACTCGTGATCGATTCGGACCAACACTTGCGTTCGAGCGGATCTCGGATCTGAAATCGACCCTCGATCTGCCTGTTCCAGTTGCTCGGTTGTGGATGCAGGTCGTCTCTGATg ATGAGGCAAAATACTTTGCTATCAGAGATCCCCGCGACACTGTAGTCGCCCAGCGCAAGACAGAAGAGGCAGTAGTCGAACGCGCCGGTTCTGAATCTTCGGACGACAGGCAATATACTCCTGAAGTTCGAAGTGGAGGGGCTGAGGCCAGCTCATCTGGTAACGTGACCGAAAGTGATTTCAGCAATGGTGACAGGGTGTCGGTGGAACAGCCTCCGCCACGGGCGAGTGATTCCGAGGTCTCCGAGAGCTCTAGTCAAGAGACTCCCGACTCCTCTGAGATTCAACCCAGCAACGCGAGTACTGAAGATGATGCGGCCATAGCGGCAATCATCGCACAGGATGTCCAGCAGATGGACATCCAGCTGGCTGAGGAGGCTCAACAATCACCTATTCGGGCTGAGCAGTCCTCCAATGACACTACCCAAAGCGAACCAGCAGAGCAACGagctgcttctccagctcccgAGGCTATGTCTAGCACTTCGGAAGAGCCCGATGTCCCACTGCCCGTCGAGCACGTTTATTACTTCATTCAAATTTTCGACGTCGAGGCACAAGCGTTGCGTACGGTgggctccttcttctcccgaaaggaggagaaaatcAAGACCGCTCTGCGGAAGCACTTGAAGTGGCCGATGACGAAGGATTTTTCGATCTGGCAGCGGGTTGATGGCACCACTGTGACAACCATGTCCAGCGTAGGAACTTTCGACGTCTATGTGCCAGATGGCACATGTTTCATTGTCGGTGACAAATTCAGCAAGGAGAA GCGCACGGAGCTCAGCGTTGCGGGCCTATTCTCCAGTCCCGATCGGCTGATCCACTACCTCTTTGCAGCGGAACGGAATCATCCCACTCGGGCCTTCACCGGCACAAAGACCATCGAtgcctccttcaacagcgAATACTACAGTGGCGAGTTCCTGAAGGGTTACTACCACGGCAAGGGCAAGCACATCTCCGACTCGGCTGCCACATACGTCGGCGACTTTGTGTTCGGCAAGCGCCATGGCAGTGGTGCCATGGAGTACCCCACCGGGGATACCTACGATGGAGACTGGTACGAGGACCAGTGCCACGGCCAGGGAACCTTcgtcgagaagaagacaggcaACAAATATGTCGGCGGCTACAAGGACGGCAAGCGACACGGCAAGGGCATCAGCTACTGGGAAGTCGCGGACGAAGAGATGGATCTGTGCCAGATCTGCTACAGTGAGGAGCAGGACGCCCTGTTCTATGACTGTGGCCATGTCTGCGCCTGTGTGACTTGTGCCCGCCAGGTCGATATCTGTCCTATCTGTCGGAAGAACATCATCAGTGTAGTCAAGATTTATAGGACGTAA
- a CDS encoding deoxyhypusine synthase → MSSSKMTNYHSGSAEALPPSSATNAVLVASEPVPKGSHEVRGVDFDRFQGRDITVAELVDNMVHMGFQGSAVAEATRIINDMRAYRHPETGEKTTIFLGYTSNLISSGLRDTIRYLVRHRHVSAIVTTAGGVEEDLIKCLAPTYMGSFSTPGAGLRAKGLNRIGNLIVPNSNYCAFEDWLIPILDKMLEEQEEAKKKAFRTGDEEDELHWTPSRVIERLGREIDNEDSVLYWAARNNIPIFCPALTDGSLGDMLYFHTYRSSPQRLRVDIVDDVRRINTMAVRAARAGMIILGGGVIKHHIANACLMRNGAEHAVYINTAQEFDGSDAGARPDEAVSWGKIKADANAVKVYAEATVVFPMIVAASFARSSPTPSAEDSDNHN, encoded by the exons ATGTCCTCCTCAAAGATGACAAACTATCACTCAGGGTCAGCAGAGGCTTTGCCTCCGTCATCTGCCACCAATGCCGTCCTTGTCGCCTCCGAACCCGTCCCCAAAGGGTCACACGAGGTTCGCGGCGTCGACTTTGATCGTTTCCAAGGGCGAGATATTACTGTTGCAGAACTGGTCGACAACATGGTGCATATGGGGTTTCAAGGAAGCGCCGTCGCGGAGGCCACACGTATTATCAATGACATG CGAGCATATCGTCACCCTGAAACAGGAGAGAAAACCACGATATTCCTCGGGTATACCTCTAATCTTATCTCCTCCGGTCTACGTGACACCATCCGCTATCTCGTCCGTCACCGCCATGTCTCTGCCATCGTTACCACAGCTGGAGGAGTCGAGGAGGATCTGATCAAGTGCCTAGCTCCCACATACATGGGGAGCTTCTCGACACCAGGCGCCGGACTGCGGGCCAAAGGGCTTAACCGGATAGGGAACCTCATCGTTCCGAACAGCAATTACTGCGCGTTTGAGGACTGGCTAATTCCCATTCTTGACAAGATGCtagaggagcaggaagaggcgAAGAAAAAGGCTTTTCGGACAggagacgaggaggatgaactACACTGGACGCCTAGCCGCGTTATTGAACGCCTGGGTCGCGAAATTGACAACGAGGACTCGGTACTCTACTGGGCGGCACGGAACAACATCCCAATTTTCTGCCCGGCACTCACAGATGGTTCGCTTGGAGACATGTTGTACTTCCATACCTATCGATCCTCCCCGCAGCGATTGCGTGTGGATATCGTCGACGATGTACGCCGCATCAACACCATGGCCGTGCGGGCAGCCCGTGCAGGAATGATCATCCTCGGAGGTGGTGTGATTAAACACCACATTGCTAATGCATGCTTGATGCGTAATGGTGCTGAACACGCCGTTTACATCAACACCGCTCAGGAATTTGATGGCAGCGACGCCGGTGCCCGGCCGGACGAGGCTGTCAGCTGGGGCAAAATTAAGGCTGATGCTAATGCGGTTAAGGTGTATGCGGAAGCAACGGTGGTCTTCCCGATGATAGTGGCCGCCTCTTTTGCCCGGTCCAGCCCAACTCCATCGGCCGAAGACTCGGACAACCACAACtga
- a CDS encoding cell differentiation and development protein Fsr1: MAGGGGYVGPGGDGSSNGGQPHGTEYTLQGVMRFLQTEWHRHERDRNAWEIERAEMRSRIGRLEGDVRTSKRLHESLGKHVRLLEAALKKEREKVKKLSNNEPIEDMRDSKEIARESINALKSQRSKSQADLTTDIDTDHQLGVRQENEREKSRLYLSKCSQEVAFHVIPTSHPAPDLNDLELSNHMYANHNMPQQSIEEAYIQQQRQKQQQQQQQANHMMAREVALQNHQPIVTHYSDNSNVSRAPNQFLPTVARDIMDKSPLEAQQTHATAIDNRRQAFESGLSDERAGAAKQQYDNTQAAAKEETQSQQEDQIQDTDGWNFDENPAQESRTAHIPPHRPDMDAFPNANFAGPKSPSRGGSVSHRRKSSGSKRKTEGATDVGAGAIQKQDPIFKVRFALRGHLDVIRSVIFTGGGSPSEPEICTCSDDGTIKRWIIPASYGAYGSHGGSSGNDLDITSYFTHRGHVGAVTALAACSPSQNFSNGGRALGDGWVFSGGQDASVRVWERGRVDPKATLDGHTDAVWGLCVLPGTAGTVFGDSSSHYGGPDRILLASGAADGRILIWAVSAPPQVSSPQAGSRRAGGSRRANSISSGSNFPSSPQPSTATTTPFHYTLVHHILRADSPSPTCISPLSLAGVNFVVSYTDASILVYDTRTGEEIVGMASLETYDGTPSTGVNSVVATTIGFDGSAGLDPSRTLADEEVVHGATGSSAVEGVIISGYEDRYIRFFDANSGHDASLRFWNLEKRSCTQEITSHRLMRGEGVCAVTWSRDGRWVVSGGGDGVVKVFSR; the protein is encoded by the exons ATGGCTGGGGGTGGAGGCTATGTCGGGCCTGGGGGTGATGGGTCCTCGAATGGCGGACAACCTCATGGGACGGAGTATACACTGCAAG GTGTGATGCGCTTTCTGCAAACGGAATGGCATCGGCACGAGCGAGATCGCAATGCCTGGGAGATAGAGCGCGCGGAGATGCGGTCCCGGATCGGCAGGTTAGAAGGTGATGTAAGGACGAGCAAACGGCTGCACGAGTCATTGGGCAAGCATGTGAGGCTTCTCGAGGCTGCTCTCAAGAAAGAGCGtgagaaggtcaagaagctGAGCAATAATGAACCGATCGAGGATATGAGAGACTCCAAAGAGATTGCCCGGGAGAGCATCAACGCACTGAAGT CGCAACGGTCCAAATCCCAGGCCGATCTCACCACCGATATTGACACCGACCACCAACTTGGCGTCCGACAGGAGAACGAACGGGAGAAGTCGCGTCTGTATCTGTCAAAATGCTCGCAAGAGGTTGCATTTCACGTTATCCCTACTTCGCATCCTGCTCCCGATTTAAACGACCTGGAACTCTCGAACCATATGTACGCGAACCACAACATGCCTCAGCAGAGTATAGAGGAAGCCTACATTCAACAGCAGcgccagaagcagcagcagcagcaacagcaggcaAATCACATGATGGCACGCGAGGTAGCACTACAAAATCACCAGCCTATTGTGACTCATTATTCGGACAATTCTAACGTGTCTCGCGCTCCCAATCAATTCCTCCCCACGGTGGCACGAGATATCATGGACAAAAGTCCGCTGGAGGCACAGCAGACCCACGCTACTGCTATAGACAACAGAAGACAGGCGTTTGAGTCAGGCTTATCGGATGAGCGCGCTGGTGCTGCGAAGCAACAGTACGATAACACACAGGCAGCGGCTAAGGAGGAGACTCAATCCcagcaggaagatcaaatACAGGATACAGACGGGTGGAACTTTGATGAAAATCCGGCCCAGGAGTCCCGGACTGCCCACATCCCACCTCACCGACCAGACATGGATGCCTTTCCCAACGCGAACTTCGCCGGGCCAAAGTCCCCCTCACGAGGTGGATCAGTATCGCATCGAAGGAAGAGCTCTGGCTCCAAACGTAAGACCGAAGGTGCCACAGACGTCGGAGCGGGAGCAATACAGAAACAGGATCCTATTTTCAAAGTCCGATTCGCTCTCCGCGGCCACCTGGATGTCATCCGCTCAGTAATCTTCACGGGCGGTGGTAGCCCGTCCGAACCCGAGATTTGCACGTGCAGTGATGATGGGACTATCAAAAGATGGATCATACCAGCATCGTACGGTGCTTATGGGTCGCATGGAGGGAGCTCAGGCAACGATCTGGATATAACGAGTTACTTCACCCATCGGGGGCATGTTGGAGCAGTAACTGCACTAGCTGCGTGCTCCCCGTCTCAAAATTTTTCAAATGGTGGCCGTGCCCTGGGTGACGGATGGGTATTCTCTGGTGGGCAGGATGCCAGCGTGCGTGTTTGGGAACGCGGACGGGTTGATCCCAAGGCCACACTTGATGGTCACACTGATGCTGTTTGGGGCCTTTGCGTTCTTCCTGGCACGGCTGGTACTGTGTTTGGAGATTCGTCCAGTCACTATGGAGGTCCTGATCGGATCTTGCTGGCGTCGGGCGCTGCCGATGGGCGAATATTGATCTGGGCCGTCAGTGCACCTCCCCAGGTATCGTCGCCACAGGCCGGTTCTAGGCGAGCTGGTGGGAGTCGGCGGGCTAACTCGATATCATCTGGGTCTAATTTCCCATCTTCACCTCAACCTAGCACCGCAACCACCACGCCTTTCCACTACACTCTCGTCCATCATATACTTCGGGCCGACTCTCCCTCACCAACTTGTATCAGCCCTCTGTCTCTTGCAGGTGTTAATTTCGTCGTTTCATACACGGATGCCTCGATCCTTGTATATGACACGAGAACCGGCGAGGAGATTGTGGGCATGGCGAGCTTGGAAACCTACGATGGCACTCCCTCGACGGGAGTCAACTCTGTCGTTGCAACCACCATTGGCTTTGATGGGTCTGCAGGCCTCGATCCTAGTCGGACGTTAGCTGATGAAGAAGTTGTGCACGGAGCTACCGGCTCCAGCGCTGTGGAAGGAGTAATCATAAGCGGATACGAAGACAGATATATCCGTTTCTTCGATGCCAATAGCG GTCATGACGCCAGCTTACGGTTCTGGAACCTTGAGAAACGTAGCTGTACTCAAGAGATTACTAGCCACCGGTTGATGCGTGGTGAGGGGGTTTGTGCCGTCACCTGGAGCCGCGATGGCCGCTGGGTCGTCagtggtggaggagatggtgtTGTCAAGGTCTTCTCAAGATAA
- a CDS encoding rRNA (cytosine-C5-)-methyltransferase NOP2 — MGKGRRMKKQGPPAPLDESKITLYKKRKAGDVESKAESGKKRRRAEDEEEILKAVPKKKVNGAVKGKEDKAVATAVSKKDAKTKSKPAAKEKPTFMDSDDEDMSDLDDDEVEMGEDEFDDLDGVSDGSMGSQEEVDSDEEEEDEEDSVVDSEEEGHPREAMFSDDEDLSDAEEKLTAANIEGLSRKLDEARQAEEEEAQRELQESAMQTNIAGDRPDVFADAEGKPGLAPDLQLLRTRITDTIRILGDLKTLGQPGKSRADYLQLLLDDICTYYGYTPFLAEKLFNLFTPMEAFAFFEANETPRPVVIRTNTLRTNRRSLAQALINRGVVLEPVGKWSKVGLQVFESAVPLGATPEYLAGHYILQAASSFLPVMALAPQPNERVLDMAAAPGGKTTYISALMRNTGCVIANDASKPRAKGLIGNIHRLGCKNTIVTNLDARTAFPKALGGFDRVLLDAPCTGTGVISKDPSVKTSKNERDFLAIPHMQRNLLLAAIDSVDHASKTGGYIVYSTCSVTVEENEAVVQYALRKRPNVKLVDTGLGDFGSPGFTSYMGKKFDPKMTLTRRYFPHRENVDGFFVCKLKKTGPTPTPKPSAGGSTAPAAAADKPAKKADDDEVVDKTPILNEDGTTLDIEGGAFGPFDEEEDQERIARAERNRLRRKGLDPRAVLNKPKKSASKKTDASKKQEESKKEESAVENGDEKAAKTSDKVDEKADKKDKKADKSKTDSDSKGSKKNKKAASSSPGKKAGK; from the coding sequence ATGGGAAAGGGTCGCCGtatgaagaagcagggcCCTCCGGCCCCGCTGGACGAGTCAAAAATTACTCTTTacaagaagcgcaaggcaGGAGATGTCGAATCAAAAGCAGAGTCGGGCAAGAAGCGGAGGAGagccgaagatgaagaagagatttTGAAGGCTGTACCTAAGAAGAAGGTTAATGGCGCAGTtaaaggaaaggaagacaaGGCCGTGGCCACCGCTGTCAGCAAGAAGGAtgcgaagacgaagagcaaACCTGcggcgaaggagaagcctACATTTATGGActcggacgacgaagatATGTCGgatctcgatgacgatgaggttGAGATGGGTGAGGATGAATTTGATGACTTGGATGGCGTCAGTGACGGATCTATGGGTAGTCAGGAGGAAGTAGATTccgatgaggaagaggaagacgaggaagactcgGTCGTGGAttcagaggaagaaggccatcCTCGGGAGGCCATGTtctcggacgacgaggatctgTCCGACGCAGAGGAAAAGCTCACAGCTGCCAACATTGAGGGACTGTCCCGGAAATTGGATGAGGCTAGacaggcggaggaggaggaggcccaGCGCGAGTTACAGGAGTCTGCAATGCAGACCAACATTGCAGGTGACCGTCCGGATGTCTTTGCTGATGCGGAGGGCAAGCCTGGTTTGGCCCCTGACCTCCAATTGCTTCGCACGAGAATTACAGACACCATTCGAATTTTGGGCGACCTGAAAACGCTCGGACAACCGGGCAAATCCCGCGCTGATTACCTGCAACTGCTCCTGGACGACATCTGCACGTATTACGGCTACACCCCGTTCCTCGCGGAGAAGCTGTTCAACCTTTTCACCCCTATGGAGGCGTTCGCCTTTTTCGAAGCCAACGAAACCCCTCGTCCAGTCGTCATCCGTACAAACACCCTGCGTACCAATCGACGATCTTTGGCGCAAGCTCTGATCAACAGAGGTGTGGTCCTTGAACCCGTGGGTAAGTGGTCCAAGGTCGGCCTACAAGTTTTCGAGTCCGCGGTGCCTCTTGGTGCCACACCCGAATACTTGGCGGGCCACTACATCCTGCAGGCAGCCTCATCTTTCCTCCCTGTGATGGCGTTGGCTCCACAACCCAACGAGCGGGTCCTCGATATGGCCGCCGCCCCCGGTGGTAAGACAACGTACATCTCTGCCTTGATGCGCAACACTGGCTGTGTCATCGCCAACGATGCCAGCAAGCCCCGTGCCAAGGGTCTTATCGGTAACATCCACCGTCTGGGGTGCAAGAACACCATCGTGACGAACCTGGACGCTCGGACCGCCTTCCCCAAGGCGCTCGGCGGCTTCGACCGCGTCCTCCTCGACGCCCCCTGCACCGGCACAGGCGTTATCTCAAAGGACCCCAGCGTCAAGACGTCCAAGAACGAACGTGACTTCCTCGCCATCCCCCACATGCAAcgcaacctcctcctcgccgccatcgacTCGGTCGACCACGCCTCGAAAACAGGCGGGTACATTGTCTACTCCACCTGCTCCGTCACCGTCGAGGAAAACGAAGCCGTCGTGCAGTACGCCCTCCGCAAACGCCCCAACGTCAAGCTAGTCGACACTGGCCTCGGTGACTTCGGCTCCCCCGGTTTCACCAGCTACATGGGCAAGAAGTTCGACCCCAAGATGACTCTCACCCGCCGCTACTTCCCGCACCGCGAGAACGTCGAcggcttcttcgtctgcaaACTCAAGAAGACTGGCCCCACCCCGACCCCCAAGCCCTCCGCGGGCGGCTCTACcgcccccgccgccgcagccgaCAAACCCGCTAAGAAggccgacgatgacgaagtcGTCGACAAGACACCCATCTTGAACGAGGACGGCACAACCCTTGACATCGAGGGCGGCGCATTCGGCCCCTtcgacgaagaggaggaccAGGAGCGCATTGCTCGCGCGGAGCGCAACCGCCTGCGCCGGAAGGGTCTGGACCCTCGGGCTGTCCTGAACAAGCCTAAGAAATCTGCGTCTAAGAAGACAGACGCCTCGAAAAAACAGgaggagagcaagaaggaggagtcTGCGGTTGAGAATGGGGACGAAAAGGCCGCAAAGACATCTGACAAGGTCGACGAAAAGGCTgacaagaaggacaagaaggctGACAAGAGCAAGACGGACTCTGACTCTAaaggcagcaagaagaacaagaaggcaGCGAGCAGTAGTCCTGGCAAGAAAGCAGGCAAATAG
- the rad14 gene encoding DNA repair protein RAD14 — protein sequence MKAKAIREQREAEEAKKRVATPSSLSSVSGVKRTYSSMTASETPATLRDASANRPLDAIKPARNFAKYVEYDFSKMTDTKGGFLTQEDDPYNKALNVRDGKEEQKPAHMTQKEWERQQLVDSLRRERAGPFEPGLSVLEDKSKQKKCRECGSLEIDWKWEELLRCCVCHACKEKYPEKYSLLTKTEAKEDYLLTDPELRDEELLPHLERPNPHKSTWNNMMLYLRYQVEEYAFSPKKWGSPEALDAEFERRENEKKRRREAKFKTKLQDLKKRTRVEAYRRNRQGAAGGNFGDDLGKGGRHVHQWGRSVEDPETGIGVKKCVDCGMEIEELEF from the exons ATGAAAGCCAAGGCGATCCGCGAACAAcgagaggccgaggaagctAAGAAGAGAGTTGCAACACCCAGCAGTTTAAGTAGCGTCAGCGGGGTGAAACGAACATATTCTTCCATGACAGCGTCAGAGACACCAGCAACATTACGAGATGCGTCGGCGAATCGTCCACTTGATGCGATCAAGCCGGCCCGCAATTTCGCCAAGTATGTCGAGTATGACTTTAGCAAAATGACCGACACGAAAGGAGGTTTTCTAACACAAGAGGATGATCCATACAACAAGGCTTTGAATGTCCGAGatgggaaggaggagcagaaacCTGCGCATATGACGCAGAAAGAATGGGAAAGGCAGCAGCTGGTCGACTCCCTTCGCCGCGAGCGAGCAGGGCCGTTTGAACCCGGACTGAGTGTACTAGAGGATAAAAGCAAGCAGAAAAAGTGCAGGGAATGTGGAAGTCTGGAGATTGACTGGAAGTGGGAGGAGCTACTCCGATGTTGTGTATGCCACGCTTGCAAAGAGAAGTACCCGGAGAAGTACAGTCTTCTGACGAAGACGGAAGCAAAGGAAGATTATCTGTTAACCGATC CCGAACTCCGTGATGAAGAGCTTTTACCACACCTGGAGCGACCGAATCCTCATAAGTCGACGTGGAATAACATGATGCTCTATCTACGGTACCAAGTTGAGGAATACGCATTCTCTCCAAAGAAATGGGGTTCTCCAGAAGCGTTGGATGCTGAATTTGAACGACGggagaatgagaagaagaggcggcgAGAGGCGAAATTCAAGACCAAGTTGCAAGATCTCAAAAAGCGCACCCGAGTCGAAGCATACCGTCGGAACCGTCAAGGCGCAGCAGGAGGGAATTTTGGAGATGATTTGGGGAAAGGTGGTCGACATGTACATCAATGGGGTCGATCTGTGGAGGATCCTGAGACGGGTATAGGGGTCAAGAAATGTGTGGATTGTGGCATGGAGATCGAGGAACTCGAATTCTAA